AAGCCGACTTGCACCACGCTGGCCGCCACCCCGATTACGAGCAGCAGTCCTGCCAATGGCAAGAGCAATCCCACCGCCTGAATGAAAGTCCGCAGCAGCAAGGCTTGCGCCGCGGAGGCGTCCCAGGGTTCTGTCACTGTCGGCCAACGCAGGTCATGGCGGACAATTCCTAGCAGGCCGTCGCCGATCGCTGGGCCGAGATAACGCAAGCCGAGGATGCCTCCCAAGAGCACCAAACTGCCGGCTAGCTCCGCACTGAAGGGGACCAATCCCTGCCGCCGGGCTTCTTCGCGCCGTCGAGGCGTCGGTTCTTCCGTACGCGATTCCGGGTCCAGGATTTCTTCCGCCACCGCTCAGTCCCCCCGGAGCATCTGCGGCAACTGCCCTCCGTAGCCGTGCACCACTGCCTGCATAGCCTGGACCATCTCCGGCACCAAGACAGCGCTAGCTAGCAGCACAACGGTCACTTGAAGGGTGAAACCCACCGAGTAGATATTGAGCTGGGGGGCGGTGCGGGCCAACAGGGCCAAAGTGACGGCCAGCAACACCAAGCACGCTGCCACCGGTCCCGCCAGCAGTAGTCCCAATTCGTAGGACGTTTTCAGTCCCTGAACCATAGGTGCCGCTTGAGGTAAGGCTGTCCCGCCGAGCGGGAGCACGCTCCAGGAGGCATGTAAGACCGCCAAGAGAATGTGGTGGCCATCCAGGCTCAAAAATACCAAGGCCGCCAGAACTTCCAATAAGGCCGTCAGGGTACCCGCCGCCTCGTCGCCGGTCGGACCCGGCAGCGGCGCCACATTCAAGCCGATCTGAAAGCTGAGAAATTCCCCTGCGACCCGCGCCGGCATTAGCCATAAACCGAACAGAACTCCCATCGCAGCGCCAATCAGCACCTCCCGGAGTACTCCGAGCAGGTAAACGACTGCGTGGAGGCGATCGGCAAGAGCCGCCCAGCGCGCATCCCAAGGAGGCGGTTGACCTGCCAGGTAAAACCCAGCGATCGCAACCGCCATGCCCACGCGGACCAGAGGCGGAGTCCGGCCCGCTATCACCGGTAAGACTGCCGCCCACGCGGCGATCCGCGCCAAAAGCAACCCAGCATAGGCCGCCCACGCTACGCTCATAACGACTGCCAGATTCCTGTAACACTAGGTTTCGGAAATACCCAGATAATTCAATCAACCGGTCTCTTTAATGCGCCATTGAAACGGCTGTCAGAATCATCCGACGTGCAAATTCAGTAGCCTGTTGTAATGTGAATCCGAAAGTAATCACAATAATGAGGCCAACTAACAAGATACGCGGTACATAACTGAGTGTTTGATCCTGAATACTAGTCACTGTCTGAAATATGCTGACAATCAAGCCAACAATTAGACTGGCTATCAAAGCTGGAAAAGATACAATCAATGCAACCAAGAAAAGCTCCTGCATCATATATATGATTTGTTCCATCGCTATTGCTGACCTCCTCGTACGGATCCTCGAATTCGCCTCTTTGGCAATCACGTGCTGCCGAAACTGGCTGTCAAGGCATAGCTGATCAAATGCCAGCCGTCCGCCAGAACAAAGAGCAACACCTTGAACGGTGCGGAGATGGTCACCGGCGGCATCATCACCATGCCCATTGAGGTCAAGACACTTGCCACGACGAGGTCCACCATCAGGAACGGCAAATAGATGCAGAATCCCATCAGGAATGCCGTTTTCAATTCACTGATGACAAATGCGGGCAGGACTACAAAGAATGGAGTATCCTCCGGCTTTTGCAATTGTGGATTTTCTGATAACCCTGCGAAGTGCAAAAACAGAGACAAATCACTTTTGCGTGTATGGCGAAGGAGAAATCGTTTATAAATATCTACCCCTTGCCGGAATGCTTCCTGACCTGACATTTGCTGTTGCATATAGGGTCGCAATGCTTTCTGATCTATTTCATGAAATACTGGCTGCATGATATAGAACGTGAGAAACAGAGATAGGCCCGTTAAGACCAGATTCGGAGGGACGTTGGGGGTGGCCAGCGCTTGGCGGACAAAAGCCAGCACAATGACACAGCGGGTGAAGGAGGTCGCTGTCACGACCAGCGCGGGCAGGAGAACGGTTAGACCCAAAAGCAAGGCAATTTGGACCGGCGGCGATAAACCGGCGAAGTTGAGACCCTGTGGTCCGAACAGGTCAGCGAGATCGTTCACGGCGGCACCCTCTGGACCCGGTAAACCCGTCCATCGTGTAACCCGATCGAGCCGGTGAAACCAGTCGTTTAGGAGGATGCCTGTGTAGCGGCTTTGAGCTGTTGAAACAAGGCGAGAATGGCAGCGGTTCGGGAATCAGTT
This Thermogemmata fonticola DNA region includes the following protein-coding sequences:
- the fliP gene encoding flagellar type III secretion system pore protein FliP (The bacterial flagellar biogenesis protein FliP forms a type III secretion system (T3SS)-type pore required for flagellar assembly.), producing MNDLADLFGPQGLNFAGLSPPVQIALLLGLTVLLPALVVTATSFTRCVIVLAFVRQALATPNVPPNLVLTGLSLFLTFYIMQPVFHEIDQKALRPYMQQQMSGQEAFRQGVDIYKRFLLRHTRKSDLSLFLHFAGLSENPQLQKPEDTPFFVVLPAFVISELKTAFLMGFCIYLPFLMVDLVVASVLTSMGMVMMPPVTISAPFKVLLFVLADGWHLISYALTASFGST
- a CDS encoding flagellar biosynthetic protein FliR encodes the protein MSVAWAAYAGLLLARIAAWAAVLPVIAGRTPPLVRVGMAVAIAGFYLAGQPPPWDARWAALADRLHAVVYLLGVLREVLIGAAMGVLFGLWLMPARVAGEFLSFQIGLNVAPLPGPTGDEAAGTLTALLEVLAALVFLSLDGHHILLAVLHASWSVLPLGGTALPQAAPMVQGLKTSYELGLLLAGPVAACLVLLAVTLALLARTAPQLNIYSVGFTLQVTVVLLASAVLVPEMVQAMQAVVHGYGGQLPQMLRGD
- a CDS encoding flagellar biosynthetic protein FliQ; amino-acid sequence: MEQIIYMMQELFLVALIVSFPALIASLIVGLIVSIFQTVTSIQDQTLSYVPRILLVGLIIVITFGFTLQQATEFARRMILTAVSMAH